In the genome of Candidatus Methylarchaceae archaeon HK02M2, one region contains:
- the mptA gene encoding GTP cyclohydrolase MptA yields the protein MISKKELPDIHGKYPEINLSLNKVGIVGLKMPIGYISLKNKPVIVVPTFDVFIDLPSSQKGIHTSRNYEVITDVLSKYVGKMYKLEDVSVAISKELLEKHEYATRSEVKAHGEAIFERETPKTRILSYEPFKMMAKAYAKRRADGSISAKRMIGIGLTGITACPCVKEVLKKISEKEIEKLGITTNKVRKIMNKIPMATHMQRAQSSIIIEIPDGVEMDAIRLVQIITDSMSSSTFEILKRSDEAELVLRAAFNLRFVEDCVRYMMYYVIRDFPDFPDSTYLMFKVRSMESIHQHDMVAKRKTTLGEIRNELNSNIETKC from the coding sequence GTGATTTCGAAAAAAGAGTTGCCAGATATACATGGTAAATACCCTGAAATCAACCTCTCTTTAAATAAGGTCGGGATTGTCGGGCTAAAGATGCCTATAGGTTATATTTCACTTAAGAACAAACCTGTGATTGTAGTTCCAACATTTGATGTCTTTATTGACTTACCCTCTAGTCAGAAAGGGATACACACGTCCAGAAATTATGAGGTAATTACAGATGTCTTAAGTAAATATGTTGGCAAGATGTATAAACTTGAAGATGTTTCTGTTGCTATATCAAAGGAACTGCTTGAGAAACATGAGTATGCAACTCGATCTGAAGTAAAAGCACACGGAGAAGCCATCTTCGAACGAGAGACTCCAAAGACGAGGATTCTGAGTTACGAACCCTTTAAGATGATGGCGAAAGCTTATGCAAAAAGAAGAGCAGATGGTTCTATCAGTGCGAAAAGAATGATCGGTATTGGTTTGACAGGCATAACTGCTTGTCCTTGTGTCAAAGAGGTTTTAAAAAAGATTTCAGAAAAAGAGATTGAGAAACTTGGTATAACGACAAATAAAGTAAGGAAGATTATGAATAAAATCCCTATGGCAACTCATATGCAACGTGCCCAAAGTTCGATTATTATAGAAATACCCGATGGAGTTGAGATGGATGCCATACGGTTGGTTCAGATAATTACTGATTCTATGAGTTCATCGACTTTTGAAATTTTAAAAAGATCGGATGAGGCTGAGTTAGTACTTCGCGCAGCATTTAATTTAAGGTTCGTTGAAGATTGCGTCCGTTATATGATGTATTATGTTATAAGGGATTTTCCTGACTTTCCCGATAGTACATATCTGATGTTTAAGGTAAGGAGTATGGAAAGCATACATCAACATGATATGGTCGCTAAGAGGAAAACAACTTTGGGCGAGATAAGAAATGAACTAAATTCAAATATTGAGACTAAGTGTTAA
- a CDS encoding F420-dependent methylenetetrahydromethanopterin dehydrogenase, which produces MKDRLVVKIGFVKIGNIGSAPMIELLLDERAEREDIDVRVITTGAKMDVEQAIEITKNMVDYKPDFVVSTSPNAALPGPGKIREVLKEAGIPAIIISDSPAKKATKEIEELGQGYMIVLADSMIGARREFLDPIEMALFNADLIKILSVTGVFNILCSEMDKIIDAYKKGETPNLPKMIIDKDIAISASGLQNPYAKVKAMAAYEIARRVADLSVEGCFMVKEWERYTALVAASHEMMRTAALLADEAREIEKNNDSVLRMPHYDDGTIMQKRKLIEKPK; this is translated from the coding sequence GTGAAAGATAGGTTGGTCGTAAAGATTGGATTTGTAAAAATAGGCAATATAGGTTCTGCACCTATGATCGAACTACTACTTGATGAGAGAGCAGAGAGAGAGGATATTGATGTACGAGTTATAACTACTGGCGCAAAGATGGATGTTGAACAAGCGATAGAAATCACCAAAAATATGGTTGACTACAAACCAGACTTTGTTGTTTCAACTAGCCCAAATGCTGCTCTTCCAGGTCCAGGTAAAATTCGAGAAGTGCTAAAAGAAGCAGGGATTCCCGCAATAATCATTTCAGATAGTCCTGCTAAAAAAGCGACAAAAGAGATAGAAGAATTGGGTCAAGGATATATGATAGTTTTGGCCGATTCGATGATTGGTGCCAGGAGAGAGTTCTTAGACCCTATTGAGATGGCTCTATTCAATGCGGACCTAATAAAAATATTGTCAGTAACAGGGGTCTTCAATATTCTATGTTCAGAGATGGACAAGATTATAGATGCTTATAAGAAGGGCGAGACACCCAATTTACCAAAGATGATAATAGACAAAGATATAGCAATATCAGCTTCTGGGCTTCAAAATCCTTATGCAAAAGTGAAGGCTATGGCTGCATACGAGATAGCTAGAAGAGTTGCTGATTTAAGCGTTGAAGGATGCTTTATGGTGAAAGAATGGGAAAGGTACACCGCACTAGTCGCTGCTTCCCATGAGATGATGCGTACTGCTGCATTATTAGCTGATGAAGCACGCGAGATTGAAAAGAATAATGATAGTGTTCTTCGTATGCCTCACTATGATGATGGGACGATAATGCAGAAAAGGAAGTTAATCGAGAAGCCAAAATAG
- a CDS encoding dihydroneopterin aldolase family protein, with product MTTEESANRYFDKSITDRERAIFEGAIALGAIYHQFVGTPICKDKKVIGALEETIGKTMRLQPYRESVEVKINTDLIKGQKKHPYDYETLKGKHLDLRVKTRYGSAKATVRMRYIPKIDFTLMYIEKLEEV from the coding sequence ATGACCACCGAGGAATCTGCCAATAGATATTTCGATAAGAGCATTACTGATAGGGAGAGGGCAATATTCGAGGGAGCGATAGCCCTAGGCGCGATATACCATCAATTTGTTGGCACACCTATCTGTAAAGATAAGAAGGTTATAGGAGCCCTAGAAGAGACTATCGGCAAGACTATGCGATTACAACCTTATAGAGAAAGCGTAGAAGTTAAGATAAATACTGATCTAATAAAAGGACAGAAAAAACATCCATATGATTATGAGACTCTTAAAGGCAAGCATTTAGATTTAAGGGTGAAGACAAGATATGGTAGTGCTAAGGCAACTGTAAGAATGAGATACATTCCTAAGATAGATTTTACGCTTATGTATATAGAGAAATTGGAAGAAGTTTAG
- a CDS encoding GYD domain-containing protein — protein sequence MNIPTFLEISRHSPENCPVYNEKVKKMLLPGINQLEGLLKKHGVKMIGGWSVFTEHLTFIVYEAPSFEALQKFEMEWEEITKSSSYMTTEIKSATSMEEAMKMLK from the coding sequence ATGAATATACCTACATTCTTGGAGATCTCTAGACATTCACCTGAGAACTGCCCTGTATACAACGAAAAAGTCAAAAAAATGTTGCTGCCGGGTATAAACCAACTAGAGGGATTGTTAAAGAAACACGGAGTCAAAATGATTGGAGGCTGGTCTGTATTTACGGAACACCTAACATTCATAGTCTATGAAGCCCCTAGTTTTGAGGCTTTGCAAAAATTCGAAATGGAATGGGAAGAGATTACAAAATCGTCTTCATATATGACGACTGAAATAAAATCGGCAACAAGCATGGAAGAAGCAATGAAGATGCTGAAATAA
- a CDS encoding muconolactone Delta-isomerase family protein, whose product MVKWCLNPMPPEMMKKALDLIPASMEYQKALEEKGKSLATYTFAGKSEGIGIYDVESHEELNDILAKEPYSLMLSFEAIPIVDFEQSLKVWKELLERALK is encoded by the coding sequence TTGGTAAAGTGGTGCCTAAACCCGATGCCTCCAGAAATGATGAAGAAAGCATTGGATTTAATACCAGCTTCGATGGAATATCAGAAAGCTCTTGAAGAAAAGGGCAAATCTCTGGCTACATACACCTTCGCTGGGAAAAGTGAGGGAATTGGAATCTATGATGTAGAATCACATGAAGAACTTAACGATATCTTGGCAAAGGAGCCATATAGTTTGATGCTCAGCTTCGAAGCAATCCCAATTGTAGATTTCGAGCAATCCTTAAAAGTATGGAAAGAATTATTAGAAAGGGCTTTGAAATAA